From the genome of Aeromonas hydrophila subsp. hydrophila ATCC 7966:
GATAGGTTTAGTCATCAGAGTGTTGATCCTTGTTATTCGGCCTGCCTGGCCAGCTTATTCGGCCAGCAGCGCGTCGAGCTGGGCAAACTGTTCACATACCCAGTCCGGGCGGGAATCCGCGATGGGACGGCCGTAGTTGTAGCCATAGGTCAGCCCCACCACCTTCATGCCGGCAGCCTGGGCGGCCAGCACGTCATTTTCAGAGTCGCCCACCATCAGGGTGCGCGACGGGCTGACGCCCAACTCGTGGCAGGCCAGCAGCAGCGGCTCCGGGCTCGGTTTCTTGACGGGCACGCAGTTGCCCCCCAGCCAGAGTGCGAAACAGTCGCCGATGCCGAGAGCATCGAGGATCGGCTGCACGAAGTGACTCGGCTTGTTGGTCACGATCGCCTGCTGGTAACCCAGCGCCTGCAGGCGGCGCAGGCTCTGTTCGACCCCGTCATACATGGCCAGCCCTTCCAGCAGGCAGGCCTGATAGTGGCGGTCAAACAGCGGACGGGCGCTGGCAAACAGCTCAGGCGCCGCGCGATAGTCCAGCGCACGTTGGATCAGCTTGTCGGCACCGTTGCCGACCCAGGTCCGCACCACGGCCTCGTCGGCCTCGGCCAGCCCCAGTTCGGTCAGCGTACGGTTGACCGCCAGCGCCAGTTGCGGGGCACTGTCGATCAGGGTGCCGTCCAGATCGAACAGCACCAGGTCAAAATCACGTTCAGCGTTTGACATGAGAGAGCTCCGCCCGCATCTCGTCGATCACCGCCTTGTAGTCCGGACGACTGAAGATGGCCGAGCCGGCCACGAACATGTCGGCACCAGCCTGGGCAATTTCGCGAATGTTGTCGACCTTGACCCCACCGTCGATCTCAAGGCGAATGTCGCGGCCGCTCTCGTCGATCAGGCGGCGCACCTGGCGCAGCTTGTCGAGGGTGCCGGGGATGAAGCTCTGGCCGCCGAAGCCCGGGTTGACCGACATCAGCAGGATCACGTCCAGCTTGTCCATCACGTACTCCAGGCAGGTGAGCGGCGTGGCCGGGTTCAGCACCAGACCGGCCTGGCAGCCCTGCTCCTTGATGAGGCCCAGGGAGCGGTCGACGTGGTCGGACGCTTCCGGGTGGAAGGTGATGAGGGAAGCACCCGCCTTGGCAAAATCGGGAATGATGCGATCCACCGGCTTGACCATCAGGTGCACGTCGATGGGGGCTTCGATACCGTAGTCACGCAGGGCCTGGCAGACCATGGGGCCTATGGTCAGGTTGGGCACATAATGGTTGTCCATCACGTCGAAATGGACCACGTCGGCACCGGCGG
Proteins encoded in this window:
- a CDS encoding phosphoglycolate phosphatase; the protein is MSNAERDFDLVLFDLDGTLIDSAPQLALAVNRTLTELGLAEADEAVVRTWVGNGADKLIQRALDYRAAPELFASARPLFDRHYQACLLEGLAMYDGVEQSLRRLQALGYQQAIVTNKPSHFVQPILDALGIGDCFALWLGGNCVPVKKPSPEPLLLACHELGVSPSRTLMVGDSENDVLAAQAAGMKVVGLTYGYNYGRPIADSRPDWVCEQFAQLDALLAE
- the rpe gene encoding ribulose-phosphate 3-epimerase; this encodes MKDFLIAPSILSADFARLGDDVAKVLAAGADVVHFDVMDNHYVPNLTIGPMVCQALRDYGIEAPIDVHLMVKPVDRIIPDFAKAGASLITFHPEASDHVDRSLGLIKEQGCQAGLVLNPATPLTCLEYVMDKLDVILLMSVNPGFGGQSFIPGTLDKLRQVRRLIDESGRDIRLEIDGGVKVDNIREIAQAGADMFVAGSAIFSRPDYKAVIDEMRAELSHVKR